One Coffea eugenioides isolate CCC68of unplaced genomic scaffold, Ceug_1.0 ScVebR1_18;HRSCAF=85, whole genome shotgun sequence genomic region harbors:
- the LOC113756007 gene encoding MDIS1-interacting receptor like kinase 2-like: MEVGENQLNGSIPVSIGNLSNLNELHLRENQFSGTIPEELGNLKKLVVLDLDQNRFSGPLPDLLCQNGTLQIITVSENMLTGPIPRCLKNCSSLIRARFNGNHFYGNLSEMFGIYPFLDFIDLRDNEFYGELSSNWGKCKILTALMVGKNNITGGIPPEIGTLTKLQALDLSSNYLSGEIPRGVGKLASMLNLYLHDNQLTGSMPQELGMLTKLLYVDLSTNSFNGPIPEHLGDLRYLFHMNLSNNIFTQKIPFQIGKLTQLSELDLSRNFFTGEIPSEFQSLQNLGTLDLSHNNLSGVIPKALVKLPGLLHINISFNNLEGPIPSGRAFMNLTIEEVQGNKGLCGNITGLPACGSSPLIKKHVKDKQKKLLVTILCPLLGSFLLLCAFYGGLRLHDQWRKSSGTEDMDMKKGNFFSVCSYDGKALYKEIVMATEEFNDIFCIGKGGYGSVYRAELPSGDVIAVKKLHHVPQMAMHRSFLNEIKALTEIKHRNIVKLFGFCSNSRHSFLVYEYLERRSLAKILSMEEEAMELDWQKRLKIIKGIAHALSYMHHDCSPAIVHRDLSSNNILLDPEYEAHISDFGTSKFLKIDSSNWSSLAGTYGYVAPEFSYTMKVTEKCDVYSFGVLTMEVIKGKHPGDLIAYLMSSKPENIELKDLLDQRLLYPSQEIERSLKSVLKLVRACLHVDPQFRPTMLFITRLLSTGASYE; the protein is encoded by the exons ATGGAAGTAGGTGAGAACCAACTTAATGGTTCTATTCCTGTTTCAATTGGTAATTTGAGTAACTTAAATGAATTGCATCTCCGAGAGAACCAATTTTCTGGTACAATTCCAGAAGAGCTTGGAAACCTGAAAAAGTTGGTAGTTTTGGATTTGGATCAAAATCGGTTTTCTGGTCCATTGCCAGATCTACTATGTCAAAATGGAACCCTCCAAATTATTACTGTATCTGAGAACATGCTTACAGGTCCAATCCCTAGATGCTTGAAAAATTGCTCAAGCTTAATTAGGGCCCGCTTCAATGGGAACCATTTCTATGGTAACTTGTCGGAAATGTTTGGCATCTATCCTTTCCTGGATTTCATAGATCTGCGGGACAACGAATTCTATGGGGAACTCTCTAGCAACTGGGGAAAATGCAAAATCTTGACGGCCCTGATGGTTGGAAAGAACAACATCACAGGTGGTATACCTCCAGAAATTGGAACTTTAACTAAATTACAAGCGCTTGATCTTTCTTCAAATTATTTATCTGGGGAGATACCAAGAGGAGTTGGGAAGTTGGCTTCTATGCTTAATCTATATTTGCATGACAACCAACTCACTGGCAGTATGCCTCAGGAGTTGGGAATGCTAACAAAACTTCTTTATGTAGACCTGTCCACAAACTCCTTTAATGGACCTATTCCAGAACATTTGGGAGATTTGAGGTACTTGTTTCACATGAACTTGAGCAACAACATTTTCACCCAAAAGATTCCattccaaattgggaagttGACCCAACTTTCTGAACTGGATTTGAGTCGAAATTTCTTCACAGGAGAGATACCATCTGAGTTCCAAAGTTTGCAAAATCTGGGAACATTGGATCTCTCACACAATAACCTCTCTGGTGTAATCCCAAAGGCTTTGGTAAAATTGCCTGGTTTATTGCACATTAATATTTCATTCAATAATTTAGAGGGTCCAATTCCAAGTGGTAGAGCCTTTATGAATTTAACCATAGAGGAAGTACAGGGAAATAAAGGTCTATGCGGCAATATTACAGGGTTACCAGCTTGTGGAAGTTCCCCGTTGATTAAAAAGCATGTCAAGGATAAGCAGAAGAAACTTCTTGTCACAATTTTATGTCCTCTTCTGGGATCATTCCTACTTCTTTGTGCATTCTATGGTGGTCTCAGATTGCATGATCAATGGAGAAAAAGTTCAGGAACAGAAGATATGGATATGAAgaagggaaattttttttctgtATGTTCTTATGACGGGAAAGCATTGTATAAAGAAATAGTAATGGCTACAGAAGAGTTCAATGACATATTTTGCATTGGGAAAGGGGGTTATGGAAGTGTTTATAGAGCAGAGCTTCCATCAGGCGATGTGATAGCAGTAAAGAAGCTTCACCACGTGCCTCAGATGGCGATGCATAGAAGTTTCTTGAATGAGATAAAGGCCTTGACAGAAATCAAGCATCGAAACATTGTGAAACTCTTTGGCTTCTGCTCAAATTCTCGGCACTCATTTTTGGTTTATGAGTACCTTGAAAGACGAAGCTTGGCAAAAATTTTGAGCATGGAAGAAGAAGCTATGGAGTTAGACTGGCAGAAGAGGTTGAAAATCATCAAAGGCATAGCTCATGCTTTATCTTACATGCATCATGATTGTTCACCCGCAATTGTACATCGAGACTTATCAAGCAACAACATTTTGCTTGATCCAGAATATGAGGCTCACATTTCTGATTTTGGTACTTCTAAGTTTCTGAAAATAGATTCATCTAATTGGAGTTCTCTTGCAGGCACATATGGATATGTTGCACCAG AATTTTCCTACACAATGAAAGTAACTGAAAAGTGTGATGTTTATAGCTTTGGGGTCCTGACAATGGAAGTAATCAAAGGAAAGCATCCTGGTGACTTGATTGCTTATCTAATGTCTTCAAAGCCTGAAAACATAGAACTGAAAGACTTGCTCGACCAAAGACTTCTGTACCCcagtcaagaaattgaaaggAGTCTGAAATCCGTTCTCAAACTAGTAAGAGCTTGTCTACATGTTGATCCTCAATTTAGGCCAACAATGCTCTTTATTACCAGGTTGTTATCAACTGGTGCATCATATGAGTAA